The Pseudanabaena sp. ABRG5-3 genome includes the window CTCAGTAAATACAAATTTATGACAGGCATTTTTAAATGCTTCTGGAGTTTTTTGTTCACCAAATCCAAAAACTGTTAAACCTTCTTCCCTAATTCGTAATGCTAAACCTGTAAAATCGCTATCACTTGAAACTAGGCAAAATCCATCAAAACGTCTTGTATATAATAAATCCATTGCATCAATAATTAGCGTACTATCAGTAGCATTTTTGCCTGTGGTATATGCGAATTGTTGAACAGGTTTAATTGCATATTTGTTTAATACTTTTTTCCATTGTGAACTTGTTGGTGATGTAAAATCACCATAGATTCTTTTAACGGTGGCTTCACCCAAACGAGCTATTTCTTCCAGCAAACCTTCAATTATAGAAGCCTGTGCATTATCGGCATCTATTAAAACTGCAAGTCTATGAGTTGCTTCCTCTGATTCAATTTTAGCAACTATTTTGGGGCTTGGCATAACATTAATACTGAGTGATTTGTTTGATTGCTTTAAACAATAACTATAATAAATATCTATCTTGAGTATTTCTTAAATAAAACTATCATAAATTTGCTTGTAAAAACTATGTGCATTTCCCACAATAATTATTTTCTTGATTTTGTTATGGGCACTCACGCTCAAAAGCCAAAACAATTACTCTCAAGTATTTTTTAGATACTCTCAAGTATTTTTAGACTTGACTAACTTCACCTCTAACTCACAACTCACACCCGACAGCCTGAGCATATCGTCGCAAAGTTATTAAAGAAGGCGAATGCTTACCACTACTCAGAGATGACTCCAATCGATTAATTGCCGTAGCCTTAGTTCCCATTCGACTGGCTACTTGTGCCTGAGACAACCCAGCCTTCTCACGAGCAGCTAACATTTGCCGCAATATCGAAAACTCAACATCCATACTTTCATAAGCCGCAAGAGTTTCAGGATTAGATAGAGCCTTAGCTTTTAGTTCAGCGTGATTCATTATTCTTAACATCCAATAGACGCGATCGCCTAGTAATTATGAAATAGCAAACCCCGTATATTGTCGAACTTTCGGATGGCGAAATCCAAGAACAATATCATTTTTAGAAACTCCAGCATCTGTCAAATCATTGACAATCCCCTCTTCAGTATCATCATACTGAACCCAAATTTTCTCGCCAATTAAACTAAGATGAATAGGTGTAGCATGAAGGTAATGATCGCCATTCCAGCCAATATCTAAAATTAAATATTGTCCTCGTTCATCGTCAAATAGCACTTGAGAAGTATAGGCATCAGGAAGAGAAGCACGATAATTAGCCTGATCTTGAAGTACTTTCTTAATGATTTCTCGATATTTTAGCTGGGTATCCATTGCACAATTACCTCACTTTCATCATCAAAAACAACTAGTTTGATAATCTGATTTGTAAGTAAAATCTGACCTAATTGTATCGTGAATACACTATTAAAAGTTAAGCGAGAAACTGCAAGGTAAAGCTCTCGCTTAATTCCTGTTTCGTTGAGAATTTGGCGATATAGGACATATTGCCCTAATGCCTGTTCTAAATCTTTGACATCAGACTGACCGACAAAACTTTTGACCTCAACAACAATTTTTTGAAGCCCTTTTTCAGCACTGATCAGACGTTCTGCTCCTAAATCCGCAGACAACCGCTTTTTCCCAATTTGTAATGGGAAAGGATCGTGCGTAATTGTCCAACCATCTTTCTCTAAAGCCGTTTTGACAGTGTTGTGGTAGATATCTCTTGCTGACATAAACTCAAGGATTGAAGTCTATCGCTTTCAGTGTAATAGAAAATTTGTCTCAAAACGCTTATCTTCCCAATGCTTATCTTTTCAAGGTTGCTGTGGGCAATTTAGACATGAAGATCGGGCGGCGCAAAATCAAAGGGAAGTTCGTTATTAATCGCTTGAATTTGCTTAGCTTCGTAAGAATTTACTTCATTGATATAGGGAACTAGAATTTGCTTGAGGCGAGGATGATAAAAGCGATGCAAACTGTAATTTGGAGTTGCGGGAAACCCACGCCGCTTTTTATGTTGTCCACCTGCTCCGGGGTCAAAGCGCTTAATACCTTGAGCGATCGCCCACTCAATCGGCGTGTAATAGCAAGCATTAAAATGCAAACAATCAATTTCTTGAACACAGCCCCAATAGCGCCCAAATAACTGATCATCCTTACGAATACAGAAGGACATTCCTACAGGTTGCGGATAATCTTCGATTTCCCCAGCCACAAATACAAGGCGATCGCGAAAACTATGGGCTAAATGTTCAAAAAACTTGCGATTTAAGTATTTACTCCCACCCCAAAATTTATTGCAATGATCGTTATATAGCTCATACATATAGCCATAGAAATAATGGGGAATCTCTTCGCCTGTGTAAACTCGCATCTTGATGCCCGTACTTTCCACTGACTTGCGTTCCCGCTTAATATTGCGGCGCTGATTAGCATTGAAATTTTTGAGATAATCATCAAAATCCGTAAACTCTTGATTTTCCCAAACATAACTATGGTGCATCCAAGTCGTAAAGCCACGCGACTCCAACTCATGCTTCCAACTAGGATCAACATAGAGAAAATTACAGCCTGACATCTGGTAGCGATCGCAAAGTTTGTCAATCTCCGCCAACATTAAGTCATAGATTTTTGATAATTCATCAGGGCGATCGCTCAGATCAGGATGCACCAAAAAGCGATAGCCTACCGCAGGTGTAAAGGGAGCCATGCCCAATAACTTCGGATAATACTCAATCCCCAAGCGATAGGACAAATCCGCCCATTGATGGTCAAAGACAAACTCCCCTTGACTATGCCCCTTCATATACAAAGGCGCAGCCGCTACTAATACATCCCCTTGCCAGACTAGTAAATGGCTGGGTAGCCATCCCTGTTGGGCGATCGCACAACCTGAAGCCTCTAGATTCGAGAGCCACTCCCATTCAAAAAAAGGAGTCGCCAAAGGTTTTGCAAGAATATTCCATGCTTCAGCCTTGACCTTGTTAACGGTATCTACCCAAGTCGTCGTATAACGGTAAGCCTGTTGCAGCATAGTAAAAGTCTTGGCAATGCTAAGTAAAGTATTTAGTATACATAGCTTAACAAAAGCCAATAACAAAAGTCATAATGACAGCCCACCCATCTTACAGAGTTTTACCTTTTCCCCAACTCAGAAACTCATAAATTTATGTAAAGAAATAGTGTCGTGGAATACCTTCTGAGTTAATGTATATACATAGCACAAGAGATAAGGCAACTCAATCCAAACGCAGTTCCAGCTTACATATTGAAATTAAGCTTTCAATAGGAGGAGGAGGCAAAAGAAAGAGTTAAAAGTCAAATCGGATTGACGCTTTGTTGCTCCCCGCGATTCTTCGATCTTTACGGGGCAGTGCTTATTCCAAAGATCGGTGTAGTTTTGATAGCTTCGATAGCCTGCATTGTAATTAGGGTCTCTTAAATTTTTCTAGTATTTGTTTAGGTTTTGACCTAGTACTACGAGTAAATGAGACAAACTTATGTAGTTAAAAAATAAGGGCTACAGCGTACAGTTAATCAATATCTAACACGCATTAGCAAACCTCTAGTACGACAACCAATTGAATTATAGTAAAACATGAGTCTGGCGGCCTTCTGCTAGACTCATTGAGTTTTTGGGGGATAAGTTTTTATCCTATAGATCAAGTATTTGTACTCAATGAATTCGACAAATTAGATGTTGTTTTTAGGGGCTTTTGATATGTATTTTTGCAATCAAGAAATCTGTGAATTTATGTAAAGAAATAGTGTCTTGTAAGCACACCTGAGTTAATGTGTATTTATAGCACAAGAGACAAGGCAACTCAATCCAAACGCAAACCCAGCTTGTATTTTAAAGCAACCTTTTCATTAAAAAAGGAGGATAAGCAAATAGAAAGAGTTAAAAGTCAAAATCGGATTGGCGCTTTGTTGCTCCCCAC containing:
- a CDS encoding helix-turn-helix domain-containing protein → MNHAELKAKALSNPETLAAYESMDVEFSILRQMLAAREKAGLSQAQVASRMGTKATAINRLESSLSSGKHSPSLITLRRYAQAVGCEL
- a CDS encoding NYN domain-containing protein, with amino-acid sequence MPSPKIVAKIESEEATHRLAVLIDADNAQASIIEGLLEEIARLGEATVKRIYGDFTSPTSSQWKKVLNKYAIKPVQQFAYTTGKNATDSTLIIDAMDLLYTRRFDGFCLVSSDSDFTGLALRIREEGLTVFGFGEQKTPEAFKNACHKFVFTEVLRQSTVTKIESDLNIKNQQVETNISSASNLKKQESVTECAVQETNDNLPKEFILKALETTASDDAGWTNLGTFGSYLTKLKPDFDVRLYGFKKLSDMVRKHTDIFQIDERSIPNSAAKDLYIRKK
- a CDS encoding GNAT family N-acetyltransferase codes for the protein MLQQAYRYTTTWVDTVNKVKAEAWNILAKPLATPFFEWEWLSNLEASGCAIAQQGWLPSHLLVWQGDVLVAAAPLYMKGHSQGEFVFDHQWADLSYRLGIEYYPKLLGMAPFTPAVGYRFLVHPDLSDRPDELSKIYDLMLAEIDKLCDRYQMSGCNFLYVDPSWKHELESRGFTTWMHHSYVWENQEFTDFDDYLKNFNANQRRNIKRERKSVESTGIKMRVYTGEEIPHYFYGYMYELYNDHCNKFWGGSKYLNRKFFEHLAHSFRDRLVFVAGEIEDYPQPVGMSFCIRKDDQLFGRYWGCVQEIDCLHFNACYYTPIEWAIAQGIKRFDPGAGGQHKKRRGFPATPNYSLHRFYHPRLKQILVPYINEVNSYEAKQIQAINNELPFDFAPPDLHV
- a CDS encoding XisI protein, whose product is MDTQLKYREIIKKVLQDQANYRASLPDAYTSQVLFDDERGQYLILDIGWNGDHYLHATPIHLSLIGEKIWVQYDDTEEGIVNDLTDAGVSKNDIVLGFRHPKVRQYTGFAIS
- a CDS encoding element excision factor XisH family protein, with product MSARDIYHNTVKTALEKDGWTITHDPFPLQIGKKRLSADLGAERLISAEKGLQKIVVEVKSFVGQSDVKDLEQALGQYVLYRQILNETGIKRELYLAVSRLTFNSVFTIQLGQILLTNQIIKLVVFDDESEVIVQWIPS